The Hippoglossus hippoglossus isolate fHipHip1 chromosome 19, fHipHip1.pri, whole genome shotgun sequence genome has a segment encoding these proteins:
- the meiob gene encoding meiosis-specific with OB domain-containing protein, with product MAAYQSYIAISELHPNFSHPKVSGMIIWKTDVKSFPDRKNVGADRFTFGFTIKDSPDFFINVAAWGSDGYINGLSNSFSIGDCVIVENPLVANKDPEKDERFYPTTPSLYRLLLTEAHSQVSLCADMDTIDRLLPLIHLPAKDSRDFYTLGDIVANGQQLDGTVVNILAAVKSTGEPRLFTTSDGRKGQRLEVKLFDDSVSSFPVVCWDREAIQFAQTWIPKETVLFIADAKISFDSFRSGMTASVNSKTIITVNPDTREASLLFSYAKQVSESGALDQDEKPEDVPVDSIVDVYTVTQLKQKAHESAEVFFGITYSFISKLDLDSSVSKVIKTRCSRCKFQVTEDAQSCTNQLCTGTDQGLSATTGFDLLVDLTDHTGTLHACTLRGPVAEKTLGCTAKEFTSLTDDERTGKKWKFLLERCKVYVKILPSTKTRSGIRGEVIACSLSDPGEVKQHMSALLSL from the exons ATGGCTGCTTATCAGAGCTACATCGCCATCTCTGAGCTTCATCCCAACTTCTCTCATCCG AAAGTGTCCGGCATGATCATCTGGAAAACCGACGTGAAAAGCTTCCCTGACAGGAAAA ATGTTGGTGCGGACAGATTCACTTTTGGCTTCACTATCAAGGACTCGCCTGACTTTTTCATTAATGTGGCAGCCTGGGGAAGCGATGGCTACATCAACGGCCTCTCCAACAGCTTCAGCATTGGAGACTGTG TCATCGTTGAAAATCCGTTGGTCGCCAACAAAGACCCAGAGAAAGATGAGCGATTCTATCCCACAACGCCAAG TCTCTACAGGCTCCTGTTGACGGAGGCTCACTCCCAGGTGTCCCTGTGTGCCGACATGGACACCATCGACAGACTGCTGCCACTCATCCACCTGCCAGCGAAGGACTCCAGAGACTTTTACACACTGGGAGACATAGTGGCCAACGGGCAGCAGCTGGATGGCACAGTGGTCAATATACTGGCTGCAGTGAAATCG ACCGGGGAGCCAAGGCTGTTCACCACTTCAGATGGACGCAAAGGCCAGAGGCTGGAAGTGAAGCTCTTCGACGACTCCGTCTCATCCTTCCCCGTCGTCTG CTGGGACAGAGAAGCCATTCAGTTTGCTCAAACCTGGATACCCAAGGAGACGG TTCTCTTCATCGCCGACGCAAAGATCAGCTTTGACAGCTTCCGCAGTGGCATGACAGCGAGCGTTAACTCGAAAACCATTATCACTGTGAACCCCG ACACCAGGGAGGCCAGCCTGCTGTTCAGCTACGCCAAACAAGTGTCGGAGTCTGGAGCTCTGGATCAAGATGAGAAGCCAGAGGACGTTCCCG TGGATTCCATCGTCGACGTGTACACGGTGACCCAGCTGAAGCAGAAGGCCCACGAGAGTGCTGAGGTTTTCTTTGGAATCACGTACAGCTTCATCTCCAAACTCGACCTCGACTCCTCTGTTTCCAAAGTCATCAAGACACGGTG CTCCAGGTGTAAGTTCCAGGTGACTGAGGATGCACAGAGTTGTACCAACCAGCTGTGCACAGGGACGGATCAGGGGCTGTCAGCCACCACAGGCTTCGATCTGCTGGTGGACCTCACGGATCACACCGGCACCCTGCACGCCTGCACCCTCAGAGGTCCAGTGGCAGAGAAGACACTTGGCTGCACA GCAAAAGAGTTCACCAGTCTGACCGACGATGAGCGAACGGGAAAGAAGTGGAAATTTCTTTTGGAGAGATGCAAAGTATACGTGAAG ATCCTGCCTTCCACTAAGACGAGGAGCGGGATCAGGGGAGAGGTGATCGCCTGCTCTCTGTCCGACCCCGGGGAGGTGAAACAGCACATGTCTGCCCTGTTGAGCCTctga
- the mlst8 gene encoding target of rapamycin complex subunit lst8 encodes MLPGDTLQGRTKLHRQHQLKCLTFLPPRGIEQRSSMNVNQGTVGSDPVILATAGYDHTVRFWQAHSGICTRTVQHQDSQVNSLEVTPDRSMIAAAGYQHIRMYDLNSNNPNPVINYDGVTKNITSVGFHEDGRWMYTGGEDCMARIWDLRSRNLQCQRIFQVNAPINCVCLHPNQAELIVGDQSGVIHIWDLKTDHNEQLIPEPEVSINSVHIDPDASYMAAVNSSGNCYVWNLAGGIGDEVTQLIPKTKIPAHKRYSLRCKFSPDSTLLATCSADQTCKIWRTSNFSLMTELSIKSNNPGETSRGWMWDCAFSGDSQYIVTASSDNLARLWCVETGEIKREYSGHQKAVVCLAFNDSVLG; translated from the exons ATGTTGCCAGGGGACACATTACAGGGACGTACTAAACTTCACCGTCAACATCAACTGAAG TGTCTTACCTTCCTCCCTCCCCGCGGTATCGAGCAGCGGTCGAGCATGAATGTGAACCAGGGCACGGTGGGCAGCGACCCGGTCATTCTGGCCACGGCTGGTTACGACCACACCGTCCGCTTCTGGCAGGCCCACAGCGGCATCTGCACCAGGACCGTCCAGCACCAGGACTCC CAAGTAAATTCACTTGAGGTGACACCAGACAGGAGTATGATTGCAGCTGCAG GATATCAGCACATCCGCATGTATGACCTGAACTCCAACAACCCCAACCCTGTGATCAACTACGATGGAGTAACTAAGAACATCACGTCCGTGGGCTTTCATGAAGACGGCCGCTGGATGTACACGGGGGGAGAGGACTGCATGGCTCGCATCTGGGACCTGAG GTCAAGAAATCTTCAGTGTCAGAGGATTTTTCAAGTCAACGCTCCAATCAACTGTGTGTGCCTGCATCCTAACCAG GCCGAGCTGATTGTTGGAGACCAGAGTGGAGTGATTCATATCTGGGATCTCAAGACTGACCACAACGAACAGCTGATTCCTGAGCCCGAGGTCTCGATCAACTCAGTCCACATTGACCCAGATGCCAGTTACATGGCGGCAGTCAACAGCTCG GGAAACTGTTACGTGTGGAACCTCGCTGGAGGCATCGGCGATGAGGTGACTCAGCTCATTCCCAAGACTAAGATCCCAGCACACAAACGCTACTCGCTCCGCTGCAAGTTCAGCCCTGATTCAAC GCTACTCGCCACCTGCTCAGCAGATCAGACCTGTAAGATCTGGAGAACGTCCAATTTCTCACTCATGACTGAACTGAGCATCAAGAGCAACAATCCTGGAGAGACGTCGAGAGGCTGGATGTGGGACTGCGCCTTCTCTGGAGACTCCCAGTATATTGTGACTG cgtCCTCCGACAACCTGGCTCGCCTGTGGTGTGTGGAGACCGGTGAGATCAAGAGGGAATACAGCGGCCACCAGAAGGCTGTGGTGTGTCTGGCCTTCAATGACAGCGTGCTGGGctga